One window from the genome of Candidatus Omnitrophota bacterium encodes:
- the recN gene encoding DNA repair protein RecN: protein MLLSLRIANFVLIDDCRIDFHSGLNALTGETGAGKSIIADALNFLLGERGSPDKARDAKRDAFVEAEFQLDPASPNTKTILRLLEESGIPAEEETLLLSRSLSPSGRNRIFINNTQCLLKILRPVGALLVDLHGQHEHQSLLDKSSYRPLLDDFGDYGETLQRYRSAYREWTQILDRLHRLENDDRERRRLLEALRFQREEIDAAGLIPGEEEEIEARMRIIQHAERLSACCGDLEASFNESESSKPSLLDELDRLDGLLHEMSRLDPSLSTLIDSWQSAMISIQEIAREIQSYSQKLEFDPDELEKLHQRRFLIKTLKSKYGADIQDVLNYRDKIEKDLFEIENFEEECEKCRQEEVRIRSDLFPLAQQLHEARVVTANDISASVTSELEFLGMKQARFEIMVQFRENKAEGAPLPAEYGPEGADNVEYMVTTIPDLPARPLREVASGGEISRIMLALKCALSRVDPVAMMVFDEIDVGVGGKTAEAVAERLASLAKRKQVLCITHLPQIASRADRNMRVEKLEKDGKLVSAVTLLKGKERELELARMLGREDSAASQRYARELLQRSSS, encoded by the coding sequence ATGCTGCTCTCTCTTCGCATCGCCAATTTCGTTTTGATCGACGATTGCCGGATCGATTTTCATTCCGGCTTAAATGCGTTGACGGGGGAAACCGGCGCCGGGAAATCCATCATCGCCGATGCGCTGAATTTCCTGCTGGGCGAGCGCGGATCGCCCGATAAGGCTCGCGATGCCAAGCGCGACGCTTTCGTAGAGGCGGAATTTCAACTCGATCCCGCTTCTCCCAATACGAAAACCATCCTGCGTCTTTTGGAAGAATCCGGCATTCCCGCCGAAGAGGAGACGCTGCTGCTCTCTCGCAGCCTTTCCCCCTCAGGGCGTAACCGCATCTTCATCAATAATACTCAATGCTTGCTAAAAATTTTGCGTCCCGTCGGCGCGCTGCTCGTCGATCTTCATGGCCAGCACGAGCATCAATCTCTTCTCGACAAAAGCAGTTATCGCCCGCTGCTCGACGATTTCGGGGATTACGGCGAGACGCTGCAGCGCTACCGCAGCGCCTACCGCGAATGGACTCAAATCCTCGACCGCCTGCATCGTCTGGAAAACGACGACCGCGAACGCCGCCGTCTTCTGGAAGCCCTCCGTTTCCAGCGGGAGGAAATCGATGCCGCCGGTTTAATCCCGGGCGAGGAGGAAGAGATCGAAGCCCGAATGCGCATCATCCAACACGCCGAACGGTTGAGCGCATGCTGCGGCGATTTGGAGGCTTCTTTTAACGAAAGCGAATCCAGTAAACCTTCCTTGTTGGACGAATTAGATCGCCTGGATGGCCTGTTGCATGAGATGAGCCGCCTCGATCCTTCGCTCTCCACTCTCATCGATTCCTGGCAAAGCGCCATGATTTCCATTCAGGAAATCGCCCGCGAGATTCAATCTTACTCGCAAAAATTAGAATTCGATCCCGATGAGTTGGAAAAACTCCATCAGCGCCGTTTTCTCATCAAAACCCTCAAAAGCAAATACGGCGCGGATATCCAAGACGTATTGAATTACCGGGACAAAATCGAGAAAGACCTGTTCGAAATCGAAAATTTCGAGGAAGAATGCGAGAAATGCCGGCAAGAGGAAGTACGAATCCGAAGCGATCTTTTTCCCCTCGCGCAACAGCTTCATGAAGCGAGAGTCGTCACGGCTAATGATATTTCGGCCAGCGTTACATCCGAACTGGAATTTTTGGGGATGAAGCAGGCGCGCTTCGAAATTATGGTTCAATTTCGGGAGAATAAAGCGGAAGGAGCGCCTCTTCCGGCGGAATACGGGCCGGAAGGCGCCGATAACGTGGAATATATGGTGACAACGATTCCCGATCTTCCCGCCCGGCCCTTGCGGGAAGTGGCGTCCGGCGGCGAAATTTCGCGGATTATGCTGGCGTTGAAATGCGCCTTAAGCCGCGTGGATCCGGTAGCGATGATGGTTTTCGACGAAATCGATGTGGGCGTGGGCGGCAAAACGGCGGAAGCGGTGGCGGAACGGCTGGCCAGCCTAGCGAAGCGCAAGCAGGTGCTTTGCATTACCCACCTTCCCCAAATCGCCAGCCGGGCGGATCGGAATATGCGGGTGGAAAAGCTGGAAAAAGACGGGAAACTCGTCAGCGCCGTAACTCTTCTCAAAGGCAAGGAACGAGAACT